Proteins co-encoded in one Mycobacterium mantenii genomic window:
- a CDS encoding AAA family ATPase → MPIRWNVPQHATASERLDAALADGARGAVVLGPDGVGKSTLARVAAERFADRHPDTLVRWVTGTPTERAVPFGAFSHLVEIAEIGKPAALLRAARASLGGDELLLVVDDAQHLDVLSATLVYQLARDGAGRLIVTARADSPPEAIAALWGDGLLTRIDVEPPGGATAPPEIDTFLAELPTAARSVLEYLAVAEPLSVADLTALAGEGAVADAVTWGAAETRVRGGTSDDPVVYTAHPLFAERTRVALDPDDARQRRTDLVKLLSQRSPEHLSDRLRLVSLALDSDAPPRVADVVAAAQQALRLGDLALGERLARSALQRSGGLTARLALAHALAWQGRGREADAVLADVDSAALTDAALMDWALLRAANQFWMLSEPERATAFLRTVRNRVADTGPRTTLDALSATFAMNAGNVGHAVKVAGEVLASPTADDQAVAWAASAAALCAAREGRFDDVEPLAQRALGAEHPGLLRFTIGLGQTTALLMAGQPEHARRLAQQFTDFAELQQPGRAIGEVLLAHVLLAAGEFSSAAALLAPAAATLERTGYSWGPLSLTLLATALAQRGDTAAAAKALSRAESRHGTKSALFAPELGVARAWRLALVRDAHGAVAAARDAARMAERGGQRAVALRVWHEAVRLGDGRAADPLARLCDEIDCVAGRIALQHARALAAGDDAALRMVSDELTSIGMHAAAADAAAQAQRCGAGNA, encoded by the coding sequence GTGCCGATTCGATGGAACGTCCCCCAACATGCGACGGCCTCAGAGCGACTGGATGCAGCGTTGGCCGACGGGGCGCGGGGAGCCGTGGTGTTGGGACCCGACGGCGTCGGCAAATCCACCCTGGCCCGGGTGGCCGCCGAGCGCTTCGCCGATCGGCACCCGGACACGCTCGTCCGCTGGGTCACCGGGACCCCGACCGAGCGCGCGGTCCCGTTCGGGGCCTTCAGCCATCTGGTCGAGATCGCCGAGATCGGCAAGCCGGCCGCGCTGTTGCGGGCCGCCAGGGCATCGCTGGGCGGTGACGAGCTGTTGCTCGTCGTCGACGACGCCCAGCACCTGGACGTGCTGTCGGCCACGCTCGTGTACCAGCTGGCGCGGGACGGCGCCGGACGGCTGATCGTCACCGCCCGCGCGGACTCGCCGCCCGAGGCGATCGCGGCGTTGTGGGGCGATGGCCTGCTCACCCGGATCGACGTCGAGCCGCCCGGCGGCGCGACGGCGCCCCCGGAGATCGACACGTTTCTCGCCGAGCTGCCCACCGCGGCGCGGTCGGTGCTGGAGTATCTCGCCGTCGCGGAACCGCTGTCGGTCGCCGACCTGACCGCGCTCGCCGGCGAGGGCGCGGTGGCCGACGCGGTCACCTGGGGCGCGGCGGAGACCCGGGTGCGGGGCGGGACCTCCGACGACCCGGTCGTCTATACGGCCCACCCGCTGTTCGCCGAGCGGACCCGGGTGGCGCTCGACCCCGACGACGCCCGGCAACGACGCACCGACCTGGTCAAGTTGCTGTCGCAGCGTTCGCCGGAACATCTCAGCGACCGGCTGCGGCTGGTGAGTTTGGCGTTGGACAGCGACGCTCCGCCGCGGGTCGCCGACGTTGTCGCCGCTGCCCAGCAGGCGCTGCGGCTGGGCGACCTGGCGCTTGGCGAACGGCTGGCCCGATCGGCGCTGCAGCGGTCCGGAGGGTTGACAGCGCGGCTCGCGCTGGCGCATGCCCTGGCATGGCAGGGCCGGGGCCGCGAGGCCGACGCGGTGCTGGCCGACGTCGACTCCGCCGCGCTGACCGACGCCGCCCTCATGGACTGGGCTCTGCTGCGGGCGGCGAACCAGTTCTGGATGTTGAGCGAACCCGAGCGCGCCACGGCGTTTCTGCGGACCGTGCGCAATCGGGTCGCCGATACCGGCCCGCGGACCACCCTCGATGCGCTCAGCGCGACCTTCGCGATGAACGCGGGCAATGTCGGACACGCCGTGAAGGTCGCCGGCGAAGTCCTGGCATCGCCGACCGCGGATGACCAGGCGGTGGCCTGGGCGGCCAGTGCGGCCGCGTTGTGCGCGGCGCGCGAGGGCCGGTTCGACGACGTCGAACCGTTGGCGCAGCGCGCCTTGGGCGCCGAACACCCCGGGCTGCTGCGCTTCACGATCGGGCTGGGTCAAACGACCGCGCTGTTGATGGCAGGACAGCCCGAGCATGCCCGCCGGCTCGCCCAGCAGTTCACCGACTTCGCCGAGCTGCAACAGCCGGGTCGGGCGATCGGCGAGGTGCTACTGGCGCATGTGCTGCTTGCTGCCGGCGAATTCTCCTCCGCGGCAGCGCTATTGGCGCCTGCCGCCGCCACCTTGGAGCGCACCGGTTACTCGTGGGGACCGCTGTCGCTGACGCTGCTGGCCACCGCGCTGGCCCAGCGGGGCGATACCGCCGCCGCGGCAAAAGCGTTGAGCAGGGCCGAATCCAGGCACGGCACCAAGTCGGCGTTGTTCGCGCCCGAGCTTGGCGTGGCGCGGGCCTGGCGGCTGGCCTTGGTGCGGGATGCGCACGGCGCGGTGGCCGCCGCGCGCGACGCCGCCCGGATGGCCGAACGCGGCGGGCAGCGCGCCGTGGCACTGCGGGTCTGGCACGAGGCCGTCCGGCTGGGCGACGGCCGGGCCGCCGACCCGCTGGCCCGGCTCTGTGACGAGATCGACTGCGTCGCGGGCAGAATCGCGCTGCAACATGCCCGCGCGCTGGCCGCCGGCGATGATGCGGCGCTGCGGATGGTGTCGGACGAGCTGACGTCGATCGGCATGCATGCGGCCGCCGCCGACGCCGCCGCGCAAGCGCAACGGTGCGGGGCCGGTAACGCTTAG
- the dapE gene encoding succinyl-diaminopimelate desuccinylase, giving the protein MLDLRGDPIALTAALVDIPSESRDEARLADEVEAALRAQTSGFEIVRDGNAVLARTHHQRPSRVLLAGHLDTVPVAGNLPSRRENGDLYGCGTADMKSGDAVFLHLAATVAVPVHDLTLVLYDCEEIEAAANGLGRIERELPDWLSADVAILGEPTGGYIEAGCQGTLRVVVSATGTRAHSARSWLGDNAIHKLGAVLERLAAYQARNVDIDGCVYREGLSAVRIDGGVAGNVIPDAAAVTINFRFAPDRSLSDALQHVHDVLAGLDVHIEQTDAAAGALPGLSQPAAKALVEAAGGNVRAKYGWTDVARFAALGIPAVNFGPGDPNLAHKRDERVAVADITAAVDVLRGYLSG; this is encoded by the coding sequence GTGCTGGACTTACGCGGCGATCCGATCGCGCTGACCGCGGCGCTGGTGGACATCCCCAGCGAATCGAGGGACGAGGCGCGGCTGGCCGACGAGGTCGAGGCCGCGCTGCGGGCGCAGACCTCCGGATTCGAGATCGTTCGGGACGGAAACGCCGTGCTGGCGCGCACCCACCACCAACGGCCGTCGCGGGTGCTGCTGGCCGGACACCTGGACACCGTACCGGTGGCCGGAAACCTGCCCAGCCGCCGCGAAAACGGCGACCTGTACGGGTGCGGCACGGCGGACATGAAATCCGGGGACGCGGTCTTTCTGCATCTCGCCGCCACCGTGGCCGTGCCGGTGCACGATCTGACGCTGGTGCTGTACGACTGCGAGGAAATCGAGGCCGCCGCAAACGGTTTGGGCCGCATCGAACGCGAGTTGCCGGACTGGCTTTCCGCGGATGTGGCCATCTTGGGCGAGCCCACCGGCGGCTACATCGAAGCCGGCTGCCAGGGAACCCTGCGGGTGGTGGTCAGCGCCACCGGGACGCGTGCTCATTCGGCGCGATCCTGGTTAGGAGACAACGCGATTCACAAACTCGGCGCCGTGCTGGAGCGGCTGGCCGCCTACCAGGCACGCAACGTCGACATCGACGGCTGCGTCTACCGCGAGGGCCTGTCGGCCGTGCGCATCGACGGCGGCGTGGCGGGCAACGTCATTCCCGACGCGGCCGCGGTGACGATCAACTTCCGTTTCGCCCCCGATCGGTCGCTGTCCGACGCCCTGCAACACGTGCACGACGTGCTCGCCGGGCTCGACGTGCACATCGAACAGACCGACGCGGCGGCGGGCGCGCTGCCAGGACTGTCCCAACCCGCCGCCAAGGCTCTGGTCGAGGCCGCCGGCGGCAACGTCCGGGCCAAATACGGCTGGACCGACGTGGCGCGGTTCGCCGCGCTGGGCATACCGGCCGTCAACTTCGGGCCGGGTGATCCCAATCTGGCGCACAAGCGCGACGAGCGGGTCGCGGTCGCCGACATCACCGCCGCGGTGGACGTGCTGCGCGGTTACCTGAGCGGCTAA
- a CDS encoding PPE family protein → MTFDFGALPPEVNSLRMYTGPGAAPMMAAAAAFSSLADELSTTAAASQSAISNLTGEEWIGPSSVAMVTAAEPYVMWMHTTTAQLQQAAAQAMASAAAYEAAFAMTVPPPLVAANRAQLASLVATNLLGQNTAAIAATEAQYGEMWAQDAAAMYGYATSSAAAARLSPLTSPAPTNSPGGLGVQTAATAAQTSGLRGVVSNVPNAVQSFAAPAAAAPSALPGAGAAGSALDSVLGDPVVSNVGNAGFDVVSWNVFNTIVSNILYNHTLDAAASGSAAGSVGGAAAGGALVSAAAPVSTAGAGAAPVLASMGSAAPVGGLSTPAAWSAATPRVPAATVAGTGWTAPIEDPHTTWASGMPAVASAGRGGYGYGMGPRYGVKPKVMPTRLLV, encoded by the coding sequence ATGACTTTCGACTTCGGAGCACTGCCCCCAGAGGTCAACTCCCTGCGCATGTACACCGGCCCCGGAGCCGCACCGATGATGGCCGCCGCCGCGGCGTTCAGCAGCCTGGCCGACGAACTGAGTACGACCGCCGCGGCCAGCCAGTCGGCGATCTCGAATCTGACCGGCGAGGAGTGGATAGGTCCGTCCTCGGTCGCGATGGTCACCGCCGCCGAGCCGTACGTGATGTGGATGCACACCACCACCGCCCAGCTGCAACAGGCGGCCGCACAGGCCATGGCGTCGGCGGCCGCCTACGAGGCGGCCTTCGCGATGACGGTGCCGCCGCCGCTGGTCGCGGCCAACCGGGCCCAGCTTGCTTCCCTGGTCGCGACGAACTTGCTGGGCCAGAACACCGCGGCCATCGCGGCCACCGAGGCGCAGTACGGCGAGATGTGGGCCCAGGACGCCGCGGCGATGTATGGCTACGCCACGTCGTCGGCCGCCGCGGCCAGGCTGAGCCCGTTGACGTCCCCGGCGCCCACCAACAGCCCTGGCGGGTTGGGCGTGCAGACGGCGGCCACGGCGGCGCAGACGAGCGGGCTCCGCGGGGTCGTCTCCAACGTGCCCAACGCCGTGCAGTCGTTCGCCGCGCCGGCGGCCGCCGCCCCGTCCGCATTGCCCGGCGCGGGTGCCGCGGGGAGCGCATTGGACAGCGTCCTCGGCGACCCCGTCGTGTCCAACGTCGGCAACGCCGGTTTCGACGTGGTGTCGTGGAACGTCTTCAACACCATCGTGTCCAACATCCTGTACAACCACACCCTCGACGCGGCGGCGTCCGGCAGCGCGGCCGGCAGCGTGGGCGGCGCGGCCGCCGGCGGCGCCCTGGTGAGCGCGGCGGCGCCGGTGAGCACCGCGGGCGCCGGTGCCGCACCGGTTTTGGCGAGCATGGGTTCGGCGGCCCCGGTCGGCGGGTTGTCGACGCCGGCCGCGTGGTCGGCGGCCACCCCACGGGTCCCCGCCGCGACCGTCGCGGGCACCGGGTGGACCGCACCGATCGAAGACCCGCACACCACGTGGGCGTCCGGCATGCCGGCGGTCGCCTCGGCGGGACGTGGCGGCTACGGCTACGGCATGGGGCCGCGGTACGGCGTCAAGCCCAAGGTGATGCCCACGCGGCTGCTCGTCTAG
- a CDS encoding PPE family protein, SVP subgroup: MSFVTTRPEALLTAASTLEGLGSSMAAQDAAAAAATTSIAPAAADEVSTLQAAQFSAYGAWYQQVSAQAKAIHQNLVNNLNSNAGSYGTTEAANQVTTRAAALPAAGPAAAAADPPPGDAALGTSIEWGQNVGSAASDFITLGEGQFAPVPGASGIPNLTSDVGAAAPASAPAPATPAAVGTAPVLASVGRGPSIGALSVPPSWAASGVPTVNPTAATLTGAGFTGAAPHNASMTTIPGGLPSMATSGRGGYGLGAPRYGVKPVVMPTPTV; this comes from the coding sequence ATGTCCTTTGTCACCACCCGGCCCGAGGCGCTGCTGACCGCGGCCAGCACCCTCGAAGGGCTCGGCTCGTCGATGGCCGCCCAGGATGCCGCCGCCGCGGCCGCCACCACGAGCATCGCTCCGGCGGCCGCCGACGAAGTGTCCACCCTGCAGGCCGCGCAGTTCTCGGCCTACGGCGCGTGGTACCAGCAGGTCAGCGCCCAGGCGAAGGCGATTCACCAAAATTTGGTGAACAACCTGAACAGCAACGCCGGGTCGTATGGAACGACCGAAGCCGCGAACCAGGTGACCACCAGGGCCGCAGCGCTGCCCGCAGCGGGACCGGCCGCCGCGGCCGCCGACCCACCGCCCGGGGACGCTGCCCTCGGCACCTCCATCGAGTGGGGGCAGAACGTCGGCTCCGCCGCGTCGGACTTCATCACCTTGGGCGAGGGCCAATTCGCTCCCGTCCCCGGCGCGTCCGGGATCCCCAACCTGACTTCGGACGTCGGTGCGGCAGCGCCGGCGAGCGCGCCCGCCCCGGCAACTCCGGCGGCCGTGGGTACGGCGCCGGTACTGGCGAGCGTCGGTCGAGGCCCGTCGATCGGTGCGCTGTCGGTGCCGCCCAGTTGGGCGGCAAGCGGTGTGCCGACGGTGAATCCCACCGCCGCGACGCTGACGGGCGCGGGTTTCACCGGCGCCGCACCCCACAACGCGTCGATGACCACCATCCCGGGTGGCCTGCCGTCGATGGCCACCAGCGGGCGCGGGGGCTACGGCCTGGGCGCACCCCGCTACGGCGTCAAACCCGTCGTGATGCCCACGCCGACCGTCTAG
- the dapD gene encoding 2,3,4,5-tetrahydropyridine-2,6-dicarboxylate N-succinyltransferase, whose amino-acid sequence MTAVTGAAGIGLATLAADGSILDTWFPAPELTESGGTSATSRLALSDVPPELTALIGRDDDRGTETVAVRTVIGSLDEVATDAYDAYLRLHLLSHRLVAPHGLNAGGLFGVLTNVVWTNRGPCAVEGFEAVRARLRRHGTVTVYGVDKFPRMVDYVLPTGVRIADADRVRLGAHLAPGTTVMHEGFVNYNAGTLGASMVEGRISAGVVVDDGSDIGGGASIMGTLSGGGTEVISIGKRCLLGANAGLGISLGNDCVVEAGLYVTAGTKVITPEGKTMKALELSGGNNLLFRRNSVSGAVEVVARGGQGIALNEDLHAN is encoded by the coding sequence CTGACCGCCGTGACTGGAGCTGCAGGTATCGGGCTGGCAACGCTGGCCGCCGACGGATCGATTCTCGACACGTGGTTTCCCGCACCGGAACTGACCGAATCGGGCGGCACCAGCGCGACGTCGCGGCTGGCGCTGTCCGACGTTCCGCCCGAACTGACCGCGCTGATCGGCCGGGACGACGACCGCGGCACCGAGACCGTCGCCGTGCGCACGGTCATCGGCTCGCTGGACGAGGTGGCCACCGACGCCTACGACGCATACCTGCGGTTGCATCTGCTCTCGCACCGACTGGTGGCGCCGCACGGGCTGAACGCCGGCGGCCTCTTCGGGGTATTGACCAATGTGGTCTGGACTAATCGCGGACCGTGCGCAGTCGAGGGCTTCGAGGCGGTCCGGGCCCGGCTGCGCCGGCACGGAACGGTGACGGTCTACGGCGTCGACAAGTTCCCGCGCATGGTCGACTACGTCCTGCCGACCGGGGTGCGCATCGCCGACGCCGACCGGGTGCGCCTCGGCGCCCACCTGGCCCCGGGCACGACGGTGATGCACGAGGGCTTCGTCAACTACAACGCCGGCACCCTGGGGGCGTCGATGGTGGAAGGCCGCATTTCCGCCGGCGTGGTGGTGGACGACGGCTCCGACATCGGCGGCGGAGCCTCGATCATGGGCACGCTGTCCGGCGGTGGCACCGAGGTGATTTCGATCGGCAAGCGGTGTCTGCTCGGCGCCAACGCCGGTCTGGGCATCTCATTGGGCAACGACTGCGTCGTCGAAGCGGGCCTGTATGTCACCGCGGGCACCAAAGTCATTACGCCCGAAGGCAAAACGATGAAAGCCCTCGAGCTGTCCGGCGGCAACAACCTGTTGTTCCGCCGCAATTCGGTGAGCGGGGCGGTGGAAGTGGTGGCCCGCGGCGGTCAGGGCATCGCCCTCAACGAGGACCTGCACGCCAACTGA
- a CDS encoding MFS transporter encodes MRRIAAACLVGSAIEFYDFLIYGTAAALVFPAVFFPRLSPTVATIASMATFATAFLSRPLGAAVFGYFGDRLGRKKTLVATLLIMGASTVSVGLVPSTASIGIAAPLILIVLRLLQGFAVGGEWAGSVLLSAEYAPAGKRGWYGMFTSLGGGTAGILASLTFLAVSLTMGESSPAFMEWGWRVPFLISSGLIGIALYVRLNIDETPLFVEEKARNLVPKAPLAELVRLQRREIVLVAGCFLGGMGFVYLGNTFLVMYAHSHLGYSRSFIWGVGALAGLTSIGFVSFGAWLSDRVGRRRVMLSGLAACLPWAFVVIPLMDTGDPVMYAVAVLGMFACAAVANGPTGAFVPELFATRYRYSGAAVAMNLAGILGAAVPPLLAGTLLATYGSWAIGLMMATLVAASFVSVYLLPETRGTTLGAAPAAERVPADL; translated from the coding sequence ATGCGGCGGATCGCGGCGGCCTGTCTGGTGGGCTCGGCCATCGAGTTCTACGACTTTCTGATCTACGGGACCGCGGCCGCACTCGTGTTTCCCGCGGTGTTCTTTCCGCGCCTTAGCCCGACGGTGGCCACCATCGCCTCGATGGCGACGTTCGCGACCGCGTTCCTGTCTCGCCCGTTGGGCGCGGCCGTCTTCGGATATTTCGGGGACCGGCTGGGCCGCAAGAAGACGCTGGTCGCCACGCTGCTGATCATGGGCGCGTCGACCGTCAGCGTGGGCCTGGTTCCCAGCACGGCGTCGATCGGGATCGCGGCACCCTTGATCCTCATCGTCCTGCGGTTGCTGCAGGGGTTCGCCGTCGGCGGCGAATGGGCCGGGTCCGTCCTGCTCAGTGCGGAATACGCGCCCGCCGGTAAACGCGGCTGGTATGGCATGTTCACCTCGCTGGGCGGTGGCACGGCGGGGATCCTGGCCAGCCTGACGTTCCTCGCGGTCAGCCTCACCATGGGCGAGAGCAGCCCCGCGTTCATGGAATGGGGATGGCGGGTGCCGTTCCTGATCAGCAGCGGGCTGATCGGCATCGCCCTCTATGTGCGGCTGAACATCGACGAGACGCCGCTGTTCGTGGAGGAGAAGGCCCGCAATCTGGTGCCCAAGGCGCCGCTGGCGGAGCTGGTGCGGCTGCAGCGGCGCGAGATCGTGCTCGTCGCGGGCTGCTTCCTGGGCGGCATGGGGTTCGTCTACCTCGGCAACACCTTCCTCGTCATGTACGCCCACTCGCACCTGGGCTATTCGCGCAGCTTCATCTGGGGCGTCGGCGCCCTCGCCGGGCTGACGAGCATCGGGTTCGTCTCGTTCGGGGCATGGCTGTCCGATCGAGTCGGGCGCCGGCGAGTGATGCTGAGCGGGTTGGCCGCGTGTCTGCCGTGGGCGTTCGTGGTCATCCCGCTGATGGACACCGGCGACCCCGTCATGTACGCGGTCGCCGTCCTCGGCATGTTCGCCTGCGCGGCGGTGGCCAACGGCCCCACGGGGGCCTTCGTTCCCGAACTGTTCGCCACCCGCTACCGCTACAGCGGCGCGGCGGTGGCGATGAACCTGGCCGGCATCCTCGGCGCCGCCGTGCCGCCGCTGCTGGCAGGCACGTTGCTGGCGACCTACGGCAGCTGGGCGATCGGGCTCATGATGGCGACCCTGGTCGCGGCCAGTTTCGTGTCCGTCTATCTGCTCCCCGAAACCAGAGGCACCACGCTTGGCGCCGCCCCGGCCGCCGAGAGGGTCCCCGCCGACCTTTAG